The proteins below come from a single Crossiella sp. CA-258035 genomic window:
- a CDS encoding non-ribosomal peptide synthetase yields the protein MSTSSISRAELLQRRLRGLSPAAPEHGITPVPRDGALPLSFAQRRLWVLDQIQPGGTEYLMPLRLRLRGLVNVVALRAALEQVVARHEILRTRYSTVDGEPVQIIDPPGPITWREADLRGANSEARIGKLIDADGRRPIDLATEHPIRALLIRLTADETILLITTHHIAADGWSESVLLTELDRLYATLAAGMPSPLPPVPVQYADYAAWQREQLTGAHLADQLAHWRKTLAGLTPLALPTDRPRGPVRDSRGATETFTLPARLVEPLLRTGREVGATPFMVLLAAFQLLLGRYAGAHDVVVGSPVAGRDRAELQHLVGLFVNTVVLRTDLSGDPTFRDLVARVRETALAAYAHQHTPFERIVDELAPERDPSRNPLFQVTFQLTSGTPTELTGLRAEQEPVAWSAAKFDLGLALAAHPDGSLTGQLEYATALFDASTIRRLIGHFTQLLTSIAARPAVRVSALDLLTAPERAQLLGPWAGAARTFPAAECLHEVFQAQVRRDPEATALRHHGRHLTYARLNARANRLAHALRARGAGPDHLVGVCLDRGPELVVALLAVLKSGAGYLPLDPAAPADRLAYLLEDAEVSLAVTDTALPGVTCLPVDQPGHPDTDPENLAAPDNLAYVIYTSGSTGRPKGVQVSHANVVRLLRACEPDFGFGPTDVWTLFHSYAFDFSVWELWGALLHGGTAVVVPYEVSRSPQDFLDLLVREQVTVLNQTPSAFRGLVEAVTQAGLPADALALRTVVFGGEALDVTELAPWFDRFGDQRPELVNMYGITETTVHVTYRPIGRADLDGELRSPVGGALRDLRLYVLDEELNPVPIGVPGQVHVSGPGLARGYLGKPALTADRFGPDPYATTPGARMYRTGDLARYRADGDLEFLGRADNQVKIRGHRIEPGEIEAALSTHPSVDKALVLAHRSRLVAYLTGRPAAVTELREHLGRTLPAYMVPALFVPVADFPLTVNGKIDHAALPDPDTHRGQDSAERVAPRNPVEQVIAETWAEVLGVPEVGVRDNFFTLGGDSIRAIRVIGALRPRGIDLSVQNLLLHQTVEELARFNETRVQSTVDNAEEQRVDAFALLSPADRSALPAGLVDAYPMSMVQAAMVYQMIADSEESPYHNITLLPINDDGPFDLTALRQAAALLARRHEILRTSFALNGFSEPLQLVHPAGTIEVGYHDLRDTADPDAEIQRFITATRATPFDVTKAPMLRFHAHQTAEDRWTFSFIECHAILDGWSHHSLITELMADYRALREGREPAESTVHSVRFADYIALERRSLTESGDREFWRDRLSRFDRVELPEGWAADPAQGETAYKIGVPIGDLEPGLRALAVVAGVSLKSVLFTAHLKALSVLSGSQRFHTGLVCNGRLETSGGETVRGMHLNTVPVGVELTGSTWIDLVRQVFAEEVAVWPHRRFPLPEMQREWGGGASLVETAFTYLDFHVLDARRIESAGVVDVSPNEFALDVWTFPGALFLAARPERISRANGERLAKLYRRILELMAADPLGAARNNGLDEQEAARLLSFANGEPVQYPELCLHELFEQQVSRTPDAVALHCPDGSTVDYAELNARANRIARHLRDLGVGQESRVGILLRRGPDLVAAMLGVLKAGAAYLPLDPAHPAQRLAGLLAETRAEVVLAESATASLLSGDNTVLLDRADLTSLSTVDLTRTATPDSLAYIIYTSGSTGTPKGVMIEHRNLVNYVLWCLDAYTPLRGNGSPLYSSVAFDLPVTSVFPALLTGQPVTITADDGTPGIDALVDALENGEFGLLKLTPSHLAVLNQSLSPEAIRRATGRIIAGGEELVRDMVSSWAQHAPDTVVDNEYGPTETTVGCSWLEATPDRLEPGVLPIGKPIANTVMWVLDANLELVPVGVAGELYIGGAQLARGYVERPELTAARFIPDPFASQAGARLYRTGDLARYRPDGVLEFAGRVDHQVKIRGYRIELGEIEAALHRQVPLQDVTVRVHTAPSGDKELIAYLVPAEGTTLDLAALPGSLAELLPDYLVPQAFLELDELPLTANGKVDTARLPQPELSRTAARFQAPRTAVENILARAWAEALRLPRIGVHDSFTELGGHSLSVMRIIVKLREEHGIRLSFRDFYEHRTIAELARIIGTAAESDVDSLDAVVWLRRGGSKPPLFCVHPGSAHWFTQLAEHLGPDQPVAAFEWPGLSRQCPAPESVRQIAELNLAQLRRLQPTGPYRLLGWCGGSQITTEMTRQLRAEGEQVTFMLLDPALDSHDRANMHEFMARFRRAEALLAELATAVAEEVPGIQDRAVGVLEQIVDDGRIDPPVPGDEFWPSRVRVWRELLATRLDYRHEPCPGRLHLIAGDELAAGEHEVAVGVDFTDYTQRWAELATGGLDVHRVSGNHLGVLRPPHVGEVARVLTRLMATPEDVQKDVN from the coding sequence ATGAGCACAAGCTCGATCTCCCGCGCGGAGCTGTTGCAGCGCAGGCTGCGCGGCCTCAGCCCGGCCGCACCGGAGCACGGGATCACCCCGGTGCCCAGGGACGGCGCGCTGCCGCTGTCGTTCGCCCAGCGGCGGCTGTGGGTGCTGGACCAGATCCAGCCCGGCGGCACCGAGTACCTGATGCCGCTGCGGCTGCGGCTGCGCGGCCTGGTCAACGTGGTCGCGCTGCGCGCCGCGCTGGAGCAGGTCGTGGCCCGCCACGAGATCCTGCGCACCCGTTACTCCACTGTGGACGGTGAGCCGGTGCAGATCATCGACCCGCCGGGCCCGATCACCTGGCGCGAGGCCGACCTGCGCGGCGCCAACTCCGAGGCCCGGATCGGCAAGCTGATCGACGCCGACGGCCGCCGCCCGATCGACCTGGCCACCGAACACCCGATCCGCGCCCTGCTGATCCGGCTCACCGCGGACGAGACGATCCTGCTGATCACCACCCACCACATCGCCGCCGACGGCTGGTCGGAGTCGGTGCTGCTGACCGAGCTGGACCGGCTCTACGCCACCCTCGCCGCCGGCATGCCCTCCCCGCTGCCCCCGGTCCCGGTGCAGTACGCCGACTACGCCGCCTGGCAGCGCGAACAGCTCACCGGCGCCCACCTGGCTGACCAGCTCGCGCACTGGCGGAAGACCCTCGCCGGGCTCACCCCGCTGGCCCTGCCGACCGATCGGCCGAGAGGCCCGGTCCGGGACAGCCGCGGCGCCACCGAGACCTTCACCCTGCCGGCCCGGCTGGTCGAACCGCTGCTGCGCACCGGCCGCGAGGTGGGCGCCACCCCGTTCATGGTGCTGCTGGCCGCTTTCCAGCTGCTGCTCGGCCGCTACGCCGGAGCGCACGACGTGGTGGTGGGCAGCCCGGTGGCCGGTCGCGACCGCGCCGAGCTCCAGCACCTGGTCGGCCTGTTCGTCAACACCGTGGTGCTGCGCACCGACCTCTCCGGCGACCCGACCTTCCGCGACCTCGTGGCCAGGGTCCGGGAGACCGCCCTGGCCGCCTACGCGCACCAGCACACCCCGTTCGAGCGCATCGTGGACGAGCTGGCCCCCGAACGCGACCCGTCCCGCAACCCGCTGTTCCAGGTCACCTTCCAGCTCACCAGCGGCACCCCCACCGAGCTGACCGGCCTGCGCGCCGAACAGGAACCGGTCGCCTGGAGCGCGGCCAAGTTCGACCTCGGCCTGGCCCTGGCCGCGCACCCCGACGGCTCGCTGACCGGCCAGCTCGAGTACGCCACCGCGCTGTTCGACGCGAGCACCATCCGCCGGCTGATCGGCCACTTCACCCAGCTGCTGACCAGCATCGCCGCCCGGCCGGCCGTCCGGGTGAGCGCCCTCGACCTGCTCACCGCACCGGAACGCGCCCAGCTGCTCGGCCCGTGGGCAGGCGCAGCCAGGACCTTCCCCGCCGCGGAGTGCCTGCACGAGGTGTTCCAGGCCCAGGTCCGCCGCGACCCCGAGGCGACCGCGCTCCGCCACCACGGCCGGCACCTCACCTACGCCAGGCTGAACGCACGCGCCAACCGCCTCGCCCACGCCCTGCGCGCCCGCGGCGCCGGACCCGACCACCTGGTCGGCGTCTGCCTGGACCGGGGCCCGGAGCTGGTGGTCGCCCTGCTCGCCGTGCTCAAGTCCGGCGCGGGCTACCTGCCGCTGGACCCGGCCGCGCCCGCCGACCGGCTGGCCTACCTGCTCGAGGACGCCGAGGTCTCCCTCGCGGTCACCGACACCGCGCTGCCCGGGGTCACCTGCCTGCCCGTCGACCAGCCCGGCCACCCGGACACCGACCCGGAAAACCTGGCCGCGCCGGACAACCTCGCCTACGTGATCTACACCTCCGGCTCCACCGGCCGCCCCAAGGGCGTGCAGGTCAGCCACGCCAACGTGGTGCGCCTGCTGCGCGCCTGCGAACCGGACTTCGGCTTCGGCCCCACCGACGTGTGGACCCTGTTCCACTCCTACGCCTTCGACTTCTCCGTCTGGGAGCTGTGGGGCGCGCTGCTGCACGGCGGCACCGCCGTGGTGGTGCCCTACGAGGTTTCCCGCTCCCCGCAAGACTTCCTCGACCTGCTGGTCCGCGAACAGGTCACCGTGCTCAACCAGACCCCCTCCGCCTTCCGCGGCCTGGTCGAGGCGGTCACCCAGGCCGGCCTGCCTGCCGACGCGCTGGCCCTGCGCACCGTGGTCTTCGGCGGCGAGGCCCTGGACGTGACCGAGTTGGCCCCGTGGTTCGACCGCTTCGGCGACCAGCGGCCCGAGCTGGTCAACATGTACGGGATCACCGAGACCACCGTGCACGTCACCTACCGGCCGATCGGCCGGGCGGACCTGGACGGGGAGCTGCGCAGCCCGGTCGGCGGCGCGCTGCGCGACCTCCGGCTGTACGTGCTGGACGAGGAGCTGAACCCGGTGCCGATCGGGGTGCCCGGCCAGGTCCACGTCTCCGGCCCCGGCCTGGCCCGCGGCTACCTCGGCAAACCCGCGCTCACCGCCGACCGCTTCGGCCCCGACCCCTACGCCACCACCCCGGGCGCCCGCATGTACCGCACCGGCGACCTGGCCCGCTACCGCGCGGACGGCGACCTGGAGTTCCTCGGCCGCGCCGACAACCAGGTCAAGATCCGCGGCCACCGCATCGAACCCGGCGAGATCGAGGCGGCCCTGTCCACCCACCCCTCGGTGGACAAGGCCCTGGTACTGGCGCACCGGTCCCGGCTGGTCGCCTACCTCACCGGCCGACCGGCAGCGGTCACCGAGCTGCGCGAACACCTCGGCCGGACCCTGCCCGCCTACATGGTCCCCGCGCTGTTCGTCCCGGTGGCCGACTTCCCGCTCACCGTCAACGGCAAGATCGACCACGCCGCCCTGCCCGACCCGGACACCCACCGCGGCCAGGACTCCGCCGAGCGGGTCGCCCCGCGCAACCCGGTGGAACAGGTCATCGCCGAGACCTGGGCCGAGGTGCTCGGCGTGCCCGAGGTCGGTGTGCGGGACAACTTCTTCACCCTCGGCGGCGACTCCATCCGGGCCATCCGGGTGATCGGCGCGCTCCGCCCGCGCGGCATCGACCTGTCCGTGCAGAACCTGCTGCTGCACCAGACCGTCGAGGAACTGGCCCGGTTCAACGAAACCCGCGTCCAATCCACTGTGGACAATGCGGAGGAGCAGCGGGTCGACGCCTTCGCCCTGCTGTCCCCGGCCGATCGGAGCGCGCTGCCCGCCGGGCTGGTCGACGCCTACCCGATGTCCATGGTGCAGGCGGCCATGGTCTACCAGATGATCGCCGACAGCGAGGAGAGCCCGTACCACAACATCACGCTGCTGCCGATCAACGACGACGGCCCGTTCGACCTGACCGCCCTGCGCCAGGCCGCGGCACTGCTGGCCCGGCGGCACGAGATCCTGCGCACCTCCTTCGCCCTCAACGGTTTCAGCGAACCCCTCCAGCTGGTGCACCCGGCCGGGACCATCGAGGTCGGCTACCACGACCTCCGGGACACCGCCGACCCGGACGCCGAGATCCAGCGCTTCATCACCGCCACCCGCGCCACCCCGTTCGACGTCACCAAGGCGCCGATGCTGCGGTTCCACGCGCACCAGACCGCCGAGGACCGCTGGACGTTCTCCTTCATCGAATGCCACGCCATCCTGGACGGCTGGAGCCACCACTCCCTGATCACCGAGCTGATGGCCGACTACCGCGCCCTGCGCGAGGGCCGCGAACCGGCGGAGTCGACCGTCCACAGTGTCCGGTTCGCCGACTACATCGCGCTGGAACGACGCTCCCTCACCGAGTCCGGGGACCGCGAGTTCTGGCGGGACCGCCTGAGCCGGTTCGACCGGGTCGAGCTGCCCGAGGGCTGGGCCGCCGATCCGGCACAGGGCGAGACGGCCTACAAGATCGGGGTGCCGATCGGCGACCTGGAACCCGGCCTGCGCGCGCTGGCCGTGGTGGCCGGGGTCTCGCTCAAGAGCGTGCTGTTCACCGCGCACCTCAAGGCCCTCAGCGTGCTCAGCGGATCCCAGCGCTTCCACACCGGCCTGGTGTGCAACGGCCGCCTGGAGACCAGCGGCGGCGAAACCGTGCGCGGCATGCACCTCAACACCGTGCCGGTCGGCGTCGAGCTGACCGGGAGCACCTGGATCGACCTGGTGCGGCAGGTCTTCGCCGAGGAGGTCGCGGTGTGGCCGCACCGCCGCTTCCCGCTGCCGGAGATGCAGCGCGAGTGGGGCGGCGGCGCGTCACTGGTGGAGACCGCGTTCACCTACCTGGACTTCCACGTGCTGGACGCGCGGCGGATCGAGTCGGCCGGCGTGGTCGACGTCAGCCCGAACGAGTTCGCCCTGGACGTGTGGACCTTCCCCGGCGCGCTGTTCCTGGCCGCCCGGCCGGAGCGGATCAGTCGCGCCAACGGCGAACGCCTGGCCAAGCTGTACCGGCGGATCCTGGAGCTCATGGCCGCCGACCCGCTCGGCGCGGCCAGGAACAACGGCCTGGACGAGCAGGAGGCCGCACGACTGCTCTCCTTTGCCAACGGTGAACCCGTGCAGTACCCGGAACTGTGCCTGCACGAGCTGTTCGAGCAGCAGGTCAGCCGAACCCCGGACGCGGTGGCGCTGCACTGCCCCGACGGGTCCACTGTGGACTATGCCGAGCTCAACGCCCGCGCCAACCGGATCGCCCGCCACCTCCGTGATCTCGGCGTCGGCCAGGAGTCCCGGGTCGGCATCCTGCTGCGCCGAGGGCCGGACCTGGTGGCCGCGATGCTCGGCGTGCTCAAGGCCGGTGCGGCCTACCTGCCACTCGACCCCGCCCACCCGGCCCAGCGGCTGGCCGGCCTGCTCGCCGAGACCCGGGCCGAGGTGGTGCTGGCCGAGTCCGCGACCGCGTCCCTGCTCTCCGGCGACAACACCGTTCTCCTGGACCGCGCCGACCTCACCTCACTGTCCACAGTGGACCTCACTCGGACGGCGACCCCGGACTCGCTCGCCTACATCATCTACACCTCGGGCTCGACCGGCACGCCCAAGGGCGTCATGATCGAGCACCGCAACCTGGTCAACTACGTGCTCTGGTGCCTTGATGCCTACACACCGTTGCGGGGCAACGGATCGCCGCTGTACTCCTCGGTCGCCTTCGACCTGCCGGTCACCTCGGTGTTCCCCGCGCTGCTCACCGGCCAGCCGGTCACCATCACCGCCGACGACGGCACGCCCGGCATCGACGCGCTCGTGGACGCCTTGGAAAACGGCGAGTTCGGCCTGCTCAAACTGACCCCCTCACACCTGGCGGTGCTCAACCAGTCCCTGTCCCCGGAGGCGATCCGCCGGGCCACCGGGCGGATCATCGCCGGCGGTGAGGAACTGGTCCGGGACATGGTGTCCAGCTGGGCCCAGCACGCCCCGGACACGGTGGTGGACAACGAGTACGGCCCCACCGAGACCACCGTTGGCTGCTCCTGGCTGGAAGCGACCCCCGACCGGCTCGAACCCGGTGTGCTGCCCATCGGCAAGCCCATCGCCAACACCGTGATGTGGGTGCTGGATGCCAACCTGGAACTGGTGCCGGTCGGCGTGGCGGGGGAGCTCTACATCGGCGGCGCCCAGCTGGCCCGCGGCTACGTCGAGCGGCCCGAGCTGACCGCGGCCCGGTTCATCCCCGATCCCTTTGCCAGTCAGGCAGGTGCGCGGCTGTACCGCACCGGCGACCTGGCCCGCTACCGCCCCGACGGGGTGCTGGAGTTCGCCGGCCGGGTCGACCACCAGGTCAAGATCCGCGGCTACCGGATCGAACTTGGCGAGATCGAGGCCGCGCTGCACCGGCAGGTCCCGCTCCAGGACGTCACCGTGCGCGTGCACACCGCGCCCTCCGGCGACAAGGAACTCATCGCCTACCTGGTGCCCGCGGAGGGCACCACACTGGACCTGGCCGCGTTGCCGGGCAGCCTCGCCGAGCTCCTGCCGGACTACCTGGTTCCGCAGGCATTCCTCGAACTCGACGAGCTGCCGCTGACCGCCAACGGCAAGGTCGACACCGCCCGCCTGCCCCAGCCCGAGCTGTCCCGGACCGCCGCCCGGTTCCAGGCGCCGCGAACCGCGGTGGAGAACATCCTGGCCCGCGCCTGGGCCGAAGCCCTGCGGCTGCCCCGGATCGGCGTGCACGACAGCTTCACCGAGCTCGGCGGCCACTCGCTCAGCGTCATGCGGATCATCGTGAAACTCCGCGAGGAGCACGGCATCCGGCTGTCCTTCCGCGACTTCTACGAACACCGCACCATCGCCGAACTGGCCAGGATCATCGGCACGGCAGCAGAGTCCGATGTGGACAGTCTGGATGCGGTGGTATGGCTGCGCCGTGGGGGAAGCAAGCCGCCGCTGTTCTGCGTGCACCCCGGCAGCGCGCACTGGTTCACCCAGCTGGCCGAGCACCTCGGCCCCGACCAGCCGGTCGCCGCCTTCGAGTGGCCCGGCCTGAGCCGCCAGTGCCCGGCGCCGGAGAGCGTGCGGCAGATCGCCGAACTGAACCTCGCCCAGCTGCGCCGCCTGCAACCCACCGGCCCCTACCGCCTGCTCGGCTGGTGCGGCGGTAGCCAGATCACCACCGAGATGACCCGGCAGCTGCGCGCCGAGGGCGAGCAGGTCACCTTCATGCTGCTCGATCCCGCGCTGGACAGCCATGATCGCGCC
- a CDS encoding MFS transporter — MSEEVPPLRRNRDFLLLWSGSAVSSLGANASSVAYPLLVLALTGSPVDAGLSGFVALLPQLIFQVPAGALVDRWNRKRVMIWCDVLRALAIGTLAAALVLDVLTLPHILAVGFIEGVLTVTFKIAAAAAVPNVVHPSHLTFALSRNEARERGAAMLGQPLGGVLFGLGRAVPFLFDALTYLVSLASLLLIRKDFQAARKRQPVDLAAGITWLWRQPFLRMTTFLVAGSNFLFRALFLVVIVIAADYGASPTLVGVMFGLAAVGGVLGSLAAPALERRLSMRVVVVGANWAWGLLVPMVLLVPNPYVLGAVYALMCFVGPVWNVAISAYQLAVTPDHIQGRVLGAAGMIAFGAVPLGSLLGGFALEWIGARATVWALAVWMIGLAVLATVSPAVRDAPSLARAVAEREAVVR; from the coding sequence ATGAGCGAAGAGGTGCCGCCGCTGCGGCGCAATCGGGACTTCCTGTTGCTGTGGTCGGGTTCGGCGGTGTCCAGCCTCGGCGCGAACGCCTCCAGCGTGGCCTATCCCCTGCTGGTGCTGGCGTTGACCGGGTCGCCGGTGGACGCGGGCCTGAGCGGGTTCGTCGCGCTGCTGCCCCAGCTGATCTTCCAGGTGCCCGCCGGGGCGTTGGTGGACCGGTGGAACCGGAAGCGGGTGATGATCTGGTGCGATGTCCTGCGCGCGCTGGCCATCGGCACGCTGGCCGCGGCGCTGGTGCTGGATGTGCTGACGTTGCCGCACATCCTGGCCGTCGGGTTCATCGAGGGGGTGCTGACCGTGACGTTCAAGATCGCCGCGGCGGCCGCGGTGCCGAACGTGGTGCATCCGAGTCATCTGACCTTCGCGCTGTCCCGCAACGAGGCCAGGGAGCGGGGCGCGGCGATGCTGGGCCAGCCGCTGGGCGGGGTGCTCTTCGGGCTGGGGCGGGCGGTGCCGTTCCTGTTCGACGCGCTGACCTACCTGGTGTCGCTGGCCTCGTTGCTGTTGATCCGCAAGGACTTCCAGGCTGCCCGGAAGCGGCAGCCGGTGGACCTGGCGGCCGGCATCACCTGGTTGTGGCGGCAGCCGTTCCTGCGGATGACCACGTTCCTGGTGGCGGGCAGCAACTTCCTGTTCCGCGCGCTGTTCCTGGTGGTGATCGTGATCGCCGCGGACTACGGGGCCTCGCCGACGCTGGTGGGGGTGATGTTCGGGCTGGCCGCGGTCGGCGGGGTACTGGGCTCGCTGGCCGCGCCCGCGCTGGAGCGGCGGCTGTCCATGCGGGTGGTGGTGGTCGGGGCCAACTGGGCCTGGGGGTTGTTGGTGCCGATGGTGTTGCTGGTGCCGAATCCCTATGTGCTGGGCGCGGTGTACGCGCTGATGTGCTTCGTGGGCCCGGTGTGGAACGTGGCGATCTCGGCCTATCAGCTGGCGGTCACCCCGGACCACATCCAGGGGCGGGTGCTGGGGGCGGCGGGGATGATCGCGTTCGGCGCGGTGCCGCTGGGGTCGTTGCTGGGCGGGTTCGCGCTGGAGTGGATCGGGGCGCGGGCCACGGTGTGGGCGCTGGCGGTGTGGATGATCGGGCTGGCGGTGCTGGCCACGGTGAGCCCGGCGGTGCGGGACGCGCCCAGTCTGGCGCGGGCGGTGGCGGAACGCGAGGCGGTTGTGCGGTGA